The following coding sequences are from one Lycium ferocissimum isolate CSIRO_LF1 chromosome 3, AGI_CSIRO_Lferr_CH_V1, whole genome shotgun sequence window:
- the LOC132048819 gene encoding uncharacterized protein LOC132048819, with protein sequence MNVVPPKPANPKDRWYRPDFTCAYHSNQVGHTTKYCINLRHKLQDMIDNHELILETTPPNVDTNPLPKHGGNQIHMIERGDEWEESPAIICPDIEGLESTVASLSLQERKEVLGPLTRKSEMSQSFTTAKKEPFVLKYPSTIARIQNEPFVLKTSGPVENAPFVIKPPHLMMVNKGKEIAAVVQGMTRSRRCYAPEEPVLEAPRRENPQKRPITEGEAKNFWRQMPVKDYSIVEHLHKTPARISVMSLLLSSSQHRLALMKALDEVQVPAGTTSETLAEIVGYVVRAHRLSFSDDELPREGKTHNKALHITLKCRDKIIPQVLIDGGAGLNVCPVTTLKQLRYNVGKILQSRTNVKAYDSATSDPIGEVDLSIQMGPGEFMVEFVIMDIKTSYNLLLGRPWLHAAGVVASSLHQSLKFIWDDQEVMIHGKEVSTIIRTIQYRT encoded by the coding sequence ATGAATGTTGTTCCACCAAAACCTGCTAACCCCAAGGATCGATGGTACAGGCCAGATTTCACTTGCGCCTATCATTCTAACCAAGTTGGCCATACTACtaaatattgcataaacttaAGGCACAAGCTACAAGATATGATTGACAATCATGAGCTTATCCTGGAGACAACACCTCCAAATGTGGACACAAATCCTCTCCCGAAGCATGGAGGGAATCAAATTCACATGATAGAAAGAGGTGATGAATGGGAAGAGAGCCCTGCGATCATTTGTCCAGATATTGAAGGATTGGAAAGCACCGTCGCCTCGTTGTCCTTACAAGAGCGAAAAGAAGTGTTAGGCCCTTTGACAAGGAAATCTGAGATGTCCCAGTCATTTACGACAGCCAAGAAAGAGCCCTTCGTGCTCAAATATCCCTCAACAATTGCTCGAATTCAGAACGAGCCGTTCGTACTCAAAACATCAGGGCCAGTTGAGAATGCACCTTTTGTGATCAAACCACCGCACCTGATGATGGTCAATAAAGGAAAAGAGATAGCCGCTGTGGTTCAGGGTATGACCAGGTCTAGAAGGTGTTATGCTCCAGAAGAGCCTGTACTCGAAGCACCACGTCGCGAAAATCCTCAAAAAAGACCAATCACTGAAGGCGAAGCTAAAAACTTTTGGAGGCAAATGCCAGTCAAGGATTATTCGATTGTTGAGCACCTGCATAAGACTCCTGCCAGGATATCAGTAATGTCATTATTACTCAGTTCGTCTCAACATCGCTTAGCCTTAATGAAAGCTTTGGATGAAGTCCAAGTGCCCGCCGGCACTACAAGTGAAACATTGGCCGAGATTGTAGGGTATGTTGTACGAGCGCATAGGCTATCATTTTCTGATGACGAATTACCAAGAGAGGGTAAGACCCACAACAAGGCCTTACATATAACACTCAAATGCCGCGACAAGATTATCCCTCAAGTGTTGATTGATGGAGGGGCAGGGTTGAATGTATGCCCTGTGACGACTTTGAAACAGCTTAGATATAATGTTGGCAAAATCCTCCAGAGTCGAACAAATGTAAAAGCTTATGATAGCGCAACTAGTGATCCAATTGGAGAAGTAGATTTGTCCATACAAATGGGTCCCGGAGAGTTCATGGTGGAGTTCGTCATCATGGATATCAAAACGAGCTACAACTTATTATTGGGACGACCATGGTTGCACGCCGCTGGAGTCGTGGCATCTTCGTTGCACCagtctctcaaattcatatGGGATGATCAAGAAGTCATGATTCACGGTAAAGAAGTATCCACAATTATTCGGACAATTCAGTACCGAACATAG